From a single Lentisphaera profundi genomic region:
- a CDS encoding sulfatase-like hydrolase/transferase, which yields MYKLFIFTTLILGSILAQEQPNILWLTSEDNNINWVGAYGNPYADTPNIDALAKEGFLYTHAYANAPVCASSRSTWITGILALSMGTHPMRSRYDIPHDKIQYYPDLLKEAGYYCSNVVKTDYNIGGRADNDCWDSTILDWNLLKTKQPFFQFINSAQSHEAHAFGDITKSKRDPQNVRLAKYHPDILVMRQNYNHYHDAVKRMDDHIGKLLNALKRNGLEENTIVIYNSDHGGVLPRSKRFLYNSGTHCPLIIRIPEKFKHLWPATKTNSKVDHLVSFVDMTKTWLSITGSNTPSYLQGNIFLGPNKEPERPYHFSFRTRMDERCDNVRAIRNKQFLYIRNYMPYAPRGQKLSYLWKMKATQAWEYHHKENKTDEITGRFFQTKIMEELYDTSKDPDNINNLIDQVEYKEVIRELRTALNNQQKAIYDAGMLPESEVVEKAKQAQLTIYDYVRDPKLYPLNSYLETSEIALQNDPVNLKILVDKLQDNDSGIRYWATVGLFNLQDQITIDPKLIEPLLNDKSHHVRVMAAWILYKNGNKNTARNTWNQLLRDSSYASLKIFNVIDWIKDDPNIYLESMIACRYQHGHYINKMKEQFGITH from the coding sequence ATGTACAAATTATTTATTTTCACGACATTGATTCTAGGATCTATCTTGGCTCAAGAACAACCAAATATCCTATGGCTCACCAGCGAAGATAACAATATCAATTGGGTAGGCGCTTACGGCAACCCTTATGCTGACACCCCCAATATTGATGCTCTCGCCAAAGAAGGTTTCTTATACACCCACGCCTATGCTAACGCCCCCGTCTGCGCCTCCTCCCGTTCCACATGGATTACCGGTATATTAGCACTTTCCATGGGCACACATCCCATGCGTAGTCGTTATGATATCCCCCACGACAAAATCCAATATTACCCTGACCTTCTTAAAGAAGCTGGCTACTACTGTTCAAATGTAGTGAAAACTGATTACAATATAGGAGGTCGTGCAGACAATGATTGCTGGGACTCTACGATACTCGACTGGAATCTTCTCAAGACAAAACAGCCTTTTTTCCAATTCATTAATAGTGCACAATCTCACGAAGCACATGCTTTTGGCGATATCACCAAATCTAAGCGAGACCCTCAAAATGTAAGGCTCGCTAAATATCACCCCGATATTTTAGTCATGCGCCAAAACTATAACCATTACCACGATGCTGTAAAACGCATGGATGATCACATCGGAAAATTACTTAACGCACTCAAAAGAAACGGCCTAGAAGAAAACACCATTGTCATCTACAACTCGGATCATGGTGGCGTCTTACCCCGTAGTAAACGCTTCCTTTATAATAGTGGCACTCACTGTCCTCTAATCATTCGTATCCCAGAAAAATTTAAACATCTGTGGCCTGCCACAAAGACAAACTCCAAAGTAGATCACCTCGTTAGTTTTGTAGATATGACAAAAACTTGGCTAAGTATAACAGGTTCAAACACACCCAGTTATCTTCAAGGGAATATTTTCCTCGGACCGAACAAAGAACCGGAACGCCCCTATCACTTCAGTTTTCGCACCCGCATGGACGAAAGATGTGACAATGTTCGCGCCATTCGCAATAAACAGTTCCTCTATATACGCAATTATATGCCCTACGCTCCAAGAGGACAGAAATTATCTTATCTCTGGAAGATGAAAGCCACACAAGCCTGGGAATATCACCACAAAGAAAACAAAACAGATGAAATCACCGGCCGTTTTTTCCAAACCAAAATCATGGAAGAGCTTTACGATACAAGTAAAGACCCCGACAACATCAACAATTTAATCGATCAAGTTGAATACAAAGAAGTCATCCGAGAACTCCGTACGGCTCTTAACAATCAACAAAAAGCTATCTACGATGCTGGCATGCTTCCTGAAAGTGAGGTCGTCGAAAAAGCAAAACAAGCCCAACTCACTATTTACGATTATGTCCGTGATCCAAAACTCTATCCACTTAACTCTTATTTAGAGACATCTGAAATCGCTTTACAAAATGATCCCGTAAACCTAAAGATACTTGTAGATAAACTACAAGATAATGATTCTGGTATCCGTTACTGGGCAACAGTTGGCCTCTTTAATCTACAGGACCAAATAACTATTGATCCAAAGCTCATCGAGCCTCTGCTCAATGATAAATCTCATCACGTCCGAGTCATGGCCGCTTGGATACTTTACAAGAATGGCAATAAAAACACTGCTAGAAATACTTGGAATCAATTATTACGAGACAGCTCTTATGCTTCACTGAAAATTTTTAATGTCATCGATTGGATTAAAGACGATCCAAATATCTACTTAGAGTCGATGATAGCCTGTCGATATCAGCATGGCCACTATATAAACAAGATGAAAGAGCAGTTTGGTATTACGCATTAA
- a CDS encoding sulfatase: MYKIFILTALLLGSLNAQEQPNILWLTSEDNNINWVGAYGNPHADTPNIDGLAKEGFLYTHAYANAPVCAPSRSTWITGVLALSMGTHPMRSRYEIPHDIIKYYPDLLKDAGYYCSNVTKTDYNIGGRSDKDCWDSNKLNWKILKQKQPFFQVINSTKSHESKAFGDVTKSKRDPQNVTLAKYHPDILTIRQNYNHYHDAVKSMDDDIGKSLADLERNGLVENTIVIYNSDHGGVLPRSKRFLFNSGTHCPLIIRIPKKFKHLWPAAKTNAKVDHLVSFVDMTKTWLSLAGAKTPNYLQGNVFLGPKQEKERPYHFSFRTRMDERCDNIRAIRNKQFLYIRNYMPYAPWGQKLTYLWKMKATQAWDTYNKENKTNDITGRFFKTKPMEELYDTSRDADNINNLINQPEYKEIIQELRTALNNQQKAIYDAGMLPESEIVEKAKEAKLSIYEYVREPKLYKLNDYLETSDIALQNDPINLSILIDKSKDTESGVRYWATIGLFNLQDTISINPVIIDSLLNDESHHIRAMAAWMAYKNGDKVTARNTWNSLLKNNSYASLKILNIIDWIKDDPKLYLDSMKACNYNHNGYVNRMKEQFGINTKNKGKTL; encoded by the coding sequence ATGTACAAAATATTTATTCTAACCGCCTTACTCTTAGGCTCACTAAATGCTCAAGAGCAGCCCAATATCCTATGGCTTACAAGCGAAGACAACAATATCAACTGGGTAGGCGCTTACGGCAACCCTCACGCTGACACACCCAATATAGATGGGCTCGCTAAAGAAGGCTTCTTATATACCCACGCCTATGCTAATGCCCCCGTTTGTGCTCCCTCCCGCTCTACATGGATTACTGGAGTACTCGCTCTCTCCATGGGAACACACCCCATGCGCAGTCGCTACGAAATACCCCACGATATAATCAAGTACTATCCAGACCTTCTTAAAGACGCCGGCTACTACTGCTCAAATGTCACAAAAACTGATTATAATATAGGAGGTCGCTCAGATAAGGATTGCTGGGACTCAAACAAACTTAACTGGAAGATCCTCAAACAAAAACAGCCTTTTTTCCAAGTTATTAATAGTACAAAATCACATGAATCTAAAGCCTTTGGTGACGTCACTAAATCCAAGCGAGACCCTCAGAATGTTACGCTTGCTAAATATCATCCAGATATTTTAACGATTCGCCAAAACTACAATCATTATCATGATGCTGTAAAATCAATGGATGACGATATCGGAAAGTCACTTGCGGACCTCGAAAGAAATGGCTTAGTAGAAAACACGATAGTAATATATAACTCCGACCATGGAGGAGTCCTACCACGGAGTAAGCGCTTTCTTTTTAATAGCGGTACTCACTGCCCACTTATCATCCGTATACCTAAAAAATTCAAGCACCTCTGGCCCGCAGCAAAGACCAATGCAAAAGTAGATCATCTCGTCAGCTTTGTAGACATGACAAAAACTTGGCTCAGCTTAGCAGGCGCCAAAACCCCCAACTACCTCCAAGGCAATGTTTTCCTCGGTCCAAAACAAGAAAAAGAACGCCCCTATCACTTCAGCTTTCGCACCCGCATGGATGAACGATGTGATAATATTCGCGCTATTCGCAATAAGCAATTCCTTTATATCCGCAACTATATGCCCTACGCCCCTTGGGGACAAAAATTAACCTACCTCTGGAAGATGAAAGCCACTCAAGCATGGGATACTTACAATAAAGAAAATAAGACTAACGACATCACTGGACGTTTCTTTAAAACCAAACCCATGGAAGAACTCTACGACACAAGTAGAGATGCGGATAACATCAACAACTTAATCAATCAGCCTGAATACAAAGAAATTATCCAAGAACTTCGCACTGCTCTTAATAACCAGCAAAAAGCTATTTATGATGCGGGGATGCTTCCTGAAAGTGAAATCGTAGAAAAAGCAAAAGAAGCGAAACTCTCTATTTATGAATATGTACGCGAACCCAAACTCTATAAGCTCAATGATTATCTAGAAACATCTGACATCGCATTACAAAATGACCCGATAAACCTAAGTATCCTCATAGATAAATCAAAGGACACTGAATCTGGAGTACGTTACTGGGCAACTATCGGTCTCTTTAACTTACAAGATACAATATCAATCAATCCCGTAATCATAGACTCCTTACTCAATGATGAATCACACCATATTCGCGCCATGGCTGCTTGGATGGCTTACAAAAATGGCGACAAGGTCACCGCAAGAAACACCTGGAATTCCTTACTGAAAAATAACTCCTACGCATCGCTAAAGATCCTCAATATCATTGATTGGATCAAAGACGACCCAAAGCTCTATTTAGATTCAATGAAGGCCTGTAACTACAATCACAACGGCTACGTCAACAGAATGAAAGAACAGTTTGGTATCAACACCAAGAATAAAGGAAAAACTTTATAG